Sequence from the Spirochaetaceae bacterium genome:
TAAGTTTCGTTCATACCATTAATGGCCCAATCGTTCATCAGCCGCCATAACTTAATAGTGGCGGGGTCGCCTTCTTCCCACTTAACCAACATTTCTTTAATAAGCTTTTCGGCTTCTTCGTGGTTGTCTTTCTCCCAATTAGCGTATTTAACATAATAATCGCCCACAAAATGGTCGCTCTTCATACCGGTACTTTCGGGGGTAGCGCCGTTACTAAACATTTGATAAGCCAGCATACTTTTACAAATATGCACACCCCTATCATTAACAATGTTTACCTTACGTACATCGGCCCCGCTCTTTTTAAAGAGGCGCGCCATCGTTTCGCCTAAACAATCGTTGCGTAAATGGCCCAAATGCAACGGTTTATTGGTGTTAGGGCCGCTAAACTCTATCATAATTTTTTGGCCGGCTAAAGCCGGATTTTGCCCGTAGTTATTAAGGTTCGCTAGGGCCTCTTTTAAGATGGCCGCACTCACTTCGGCCTTATTGTAAAAAATATTAATGTAGCCGCCCACAGCATTTAACTGC
This genomic interval carries:
- the argS gene encoding arginine--tRNA ligase: MIKQTLIEAVKKAVTGLYGRHDLSGLITERPKKPELGDIAIPLFTLAKTLRQAPPAIAAAVAEQLKKDNPNWQLNAVGGYINIFYNKAEVSAAILKEALANLNNYGQNPALAGQKIMIEFSGPNTNKPLHLGHLRNDCLGETMARLFKKSGADVRKVNIVNDRGVHICKSMLAYQMFSNGATPESTGMKSDHFVGDYYVKYANWEKDNHEEAEKLIKEMLVKWEEGDPATIKLWRLMNDWAINGMNET